The proteins below come from a single Vanessa tameamea isolate UH-Manoa-2023 chromosome 15, ilVanTame1 primary haplotype, whole genome shotgun sequence genomic window:
- the LOC113398426 gene encoding uncharacterized protein LOC113398426, which produces MDKAYEYAKSAIINFKLDRCCCLAPIRVGVLVIGYFNLFVAVLSLVGTADGGITPPLMEVQEMFLEDNASKAIGIMAYSCELAFSVLLLCGMYRNDIILLRAYVYFMIAAIVTAVLVYSMIIAAVSMLTKLVLIGNMVFNIYVILLVRSAIVEIKETSTSEKNGHVTLYSIAKVPLDVESPDVEAPAETNAINEEKSETKKEEAPVKLETVDEHTKEE; this is translated from the exons ATGGATAAGGCATACGAGTACGCGAAATCagctataattaattttaaattagatagaTGCTGTTGCCTAGCGCCCATAAGAGTAGGCGTGCTCGTTAtaggatattttaatttatttgtagcg gTTTTATCTTTGGTGGGAACAGCGGATGGAGGTATCACACCCCCTTTAATGGAAGTCCAAGAAATGTTTTTAGAAGACAATGCGTCTAAGGCTATTGGAATTATGGCGTATTCGTGCGAGTTAGCGTTCAGTGTGCTGCTACTGTGTGGAATGTACCGT AACGACATAATACTCCTGCGCGCGTATGTATACTTCATGATCGCCGCCATTGTGACCGCAGTTCTGGTGTACTCCATGATCATAGCAGCTGTGTCGATGTTAACCAAACTAGTTCTTATTGGAAATATgg tgttCAATATCTACGTCATTTTACTCGTGAGAAGTGCAATAGTCGAAATCAAGGAGACGAGTACTTCAGAGAAAAATGGTCACGTGACTCTATACTCTATTGCCAAGGTCCCCCTCGACGTGGAGTCACCAGATGTAGAAGCTCCCGCGGAAACAAATGCAATCAACGAAGAAAAGAGCGAAACAAAGAAAGAAGAAGCACCAGTTAAGTTGGAAACTGTCGATGAACACACTAAAgaggaataa